A section of the Parcubacteria group bacterium genome encodes:
- a CDS encoding class I SAM-dependent methyltransferase, with translation MMSDYDGNVDFWKRTKKKIQSDYICRPQALELLGDVQGKRVIDIGCGDGYVSRLLAKRGAKVTAVDISEGLIQAAMEQEAKDAVGVEYRIGSALNLEFLAENFFDCAVSVMVFGHFDHDDVYQSLRETHRVLKSGGTFVLAVPHPAMYIVRPRTKWVEFNNQHPLDYWDDEEKILLRTNDSQEFPVDAKKNTIAGYLNGLISCGFLIQEISEPRASVADMKECPEMWGCEDKVPFYLIIKVIKK, from the coding sequence ATGATGTCTGATTATGATGGGAATGTTGATTTTTGGAAGAGAACCAAGAAAAAAATCCAATCGGATTATATCTGCCGACCACAAGCGCTTGAGCTTCTAGGAGATGTTCAAGGAAAAAGGGTCATAGACATCGGGTGTGGTGATGGGTATGTGTCGAGACTTTTGGCAAAACGTGGCGCAAAAGTTACGGCAGTGGATATATCTGAAGGACTCATTCAAGCTGCGATGGAACAGGAGGCGAAAGATGCGGTAGGTGTTGAGTACAGGATCGGATCGGCTTTAAATCTAGAATTCTTAGCGGAGAACTTTTTCGACTGTGCTGTTTCGGTGATGGTTTTTGGGCATTTTGATCATGATGACGTATATCAGTCATTGAGGGAGACGCATAGAGTTTTAAAGTCTGGTGGGACTTTTGTTCTCGCCGTTCCGCATCCCGCAATGTACATCGTAAGACCAAGGACAAAATGGGTAGAATTCAATAATCAACACCCGTTGGATTATTGGGATGATGAGGAAAAAATTCTTTTACGAACGAATGATAGTCAAGAGTTTCCGGTAGACGCTAAAAAGAATACGATTGCCGGATATTTGAATGGATTGATCAGTTGCGGATTTTTGATTCAGGAAATATCCGAACCGAGAGCCTCTGTAGCTGACATGAAAGAATGTCCGGAGATGTGGGGATGTGAGGACAAAGTTCCATTTTACCTCATCATAAAAGTGATAAAGAAGTGA
- a CDS encoding S-adenosylmethionine decarboxylase, with translation MTKDQQIVQKYKKENPWGISTCIDLYDCNPKTLRSAKKIKQFVKELCTLIEMRTFGETVVVDFGEDPRVSGFSMTQLIETSLISGHFANASNAIYLDVFSCKAYSPHKTAQFAKKFFEGKKMDVKVNFRY, from the coding sequence ATGACCAAAGATCAACAAATAGTCCAAAAATACAAAAAAGAAAATCCCTGGGGTATAAGCACATGTATCGATTTGTATGATTGTAATCCCAAGACATTACGCAGTGCAAAAAAGATCAAACAATTCGTGAAAGAACTATGTACGCTGATCGAGATGAGAACTTTTGGTGAAACGGTGGTCGTTGATTTCGGAGAGGATCCGCGCGTGTCAGGATTTTCCATGACACAGTTGATCGAAACATCTCTCATCTCCGGACACTTTGCCAATGCGTCCAACGCCATCTATCTGGATGTATTCAGTTGCAAGGCCTACTCTCCCCACAAAACAGCCCAATTTGCCAAGAAATTCTTTGAAGGCAAAAAGATGGACGTCAAAGTAAATTTTAGATACTAG